A genomic stretch from Lathyrus oleraceus cultivar Zhongwan6 chromosome 2, CAAS_Psat_ZW6_1.0, whole genome shotgun sequence includes:
- the LOC127121255 gene encoding uncharacterized protein LOC127121255, giving the protein MEKKILDVVLVPTGLVIMIAYHLWLLYQIVKHPTKTVIGVNSINRRLWVQAMMEDVSKNGVLAVQSLRNNIMASTLLASTAIMLSSLIAVLMSSRNEERGVVAVVFGDRTELVFIRFNY; this is encoded by the exons ATGGAAAAGAAAATCCTTGATGTCGTACTAGTCCCTACAGGTCTCGTTATAATGATCGCATACCATTTATGGCTTCTCTACCAAATCGTTAAACATCCCACAAAAACTGTCATCGGTGTCAATTCAATCAATCGCCGTCTATGGGTTCAAGCTATGATGGAG GATGTATCCAAGAATGGGGTTTTGGCAGTGCAATCATTGAGAAACAACATAATGGCATCAACTCTTTTGGCTTCCACTGCAATTATGTTGAGTTCTCTTATCGCTGTGTTGATGAGTAGCAGAAATGAAGAAAGAGGTGTTGTAGCTGTGGTGTTTGGTGATAGGACTGAGCTAGtttttattagatttaattattag